A DNA window from Patescibacteria group bacterium contains the following coding sequences:
- a CDS encoding DnaJ domain-containing protein, producing the protein MSTDYYKTLGVSKSASAEEIKKAYRKLALEHHPDRGGGNNSDAKFKEVNEAYQVLSDPEKRKTYDQFGDAAFKNGGAGAGGFGGYRQGGFQGDFSDFDFSGFGFGGGIGDIFEDFFGAQMSQVQAELQISPAQAVLGDKVSVQINGENLEFSLPAGTNDGTSFRFQGKGRATRNGRKGDLILTIKIVMPKHLTKEQQELWQRLRDEESKKKGWWGA; encoded by the coding sequence ATGTCAACAGATTATTACAAAACTTTGGGTGTCTCAAAATCGGCCTCGGCCGAGGAAATCAAAAAAGCTTATCGAAAGCTTGCTTTGGAGCACCATCCTGATCGAGGCGGCGGCAACAATTCCGACGCCAAGTTCAAGGAGGTCAACGAGGCCTATCAGGTCCTCTCTGACCCCGAGAAACGCAAGACATACGATCAGTTTGGCGATGCCGCCTTCAAAAACGGTGGAGCTGGGGCTGGAGGCTTTGGCGGATATCGACAGGGCGGATTCCAGGGCGACTTTTCTGATTTTGACTTCTCTGGATTCGGATTTGGTGGAGGAATTGGAGATATTTTTGAAGACTTTTTCGGCGCCCAGATGTCTCAGGTCCAAGCCGAATTACAAATTTCCCCTGCTCAGGCCGTACTTGGGGATAAAGTTTCCGTCCAGATCAATGGCGAGAATCTGGAGTTCTCTCTTCCCGCAGGCACAAACGATGGCACTTCATTCCGTTTTCAGGGCAAGGGTCGTGCAACACGAAATGGCCGCAAAGGAGATCTCATCCTAACAATCAAAATTGTAATGCCAAAACACCTGACAAAGGAACAGCAAGAACTCTGGCAACGTCTCCGCGACGAAGAATCCAAGAAAAAAGGTTGGTGGGGCGCTTAG
- a CDS encoding phage holin family protein yields MLLLRWILNTLVLLLVSYLVPGVKFSGFWAALITALVLGLLNALVRPLIILLTLPVNFLTLGFFTLVINALMFWLASTIVKGFDIAGFWPAFIGALVYSIIIMIINMMTLKQPPKQTIKK; encoded by the coding sequence ATGCTTTTACTTCGTTGGATCTTAAATACTTTGGTTCTTTTGCTAGTTAGCTACCTTGTGCCTGGTGTAAAATTTTCAGGGTTTTGGGCCGCTTTGATCACTGCACTAGTCTTAGGTTTACTGAACGCTCTAGTAAGACCGCTGATCATCTTACTCACCTTGCCTGTCAATTTCCTGACCCTTGGTTTCTTCACTTTGGTCATCAACGCTCTCATGTTCTGGCTCGCCAGCACCATCGTCAAAGGATTTGATATCGCAGGATTCTGGCCCGCTTTCATCGGCGCTTTGGTCTATTCGATCATCATCATGATCATAAATATGATGACACTCAAACAACCGCCTAAGCAAACGATCAAAAAATAG
- a CDS encoding Ig-like domain-containing protein yields MFNVIQKTSAIVTISAIVAIFGAITPIRAANTATISVSSATGSHTVGEEFSVGIVADGGGQNMSVYKASVSVSNLTVVSLTKGSVSMCTTDPSTPSLSFSCGSTGDGVGTITVYTLVVKGTNAGTATISLSGGQVVSSGDEPANILSSVSGGSYTIAAAPVIPDPIPDTPTTPDVPATNPADTTPTTPSTTKKTTTPSSATTATPAATTPAATAETPAVMTETPVPATAEAPVLVAPTMPDSEKKFQKEIKKISASSETTILLNSDQAVVANIQDKKSLTNLTFKGISKPNSLVTVYVFSTLITKSVTTDAEGKWSITVSDGIEAGVHKAYALSTTATETTKAADELTFQVDPEKAYATPIVIQNDWSSGLLQNPWFWSSVALLLGLLLLGFFLYRNRKIDLKMTGRAQGSTPATITATPISTFTSTAPPISTPTPETENPVVDNNNDINHFN; encoded by the coding sequence ATGTTCAACGTAATACAAAAAACTAGTGCTATTGTCACTATCTCAGCGATAGTTGCTATCTTTGGAGCAATTACCCCTATACGGGCAGCAAACACAGCCACAATTTCGGTGAGCTCAGCAACAGGTAGCCATACTGTCGGCGAGGAATTTTCAGTTGGTATCGTTGCAGATGGCGGCGGCCAAAATATGTCGGTTTACAAGGCAAGCGTATCAGTCAGCAACTTGACCGTGGTGAGCCTGACCAAAGGCTCCGTTTCTATGTGTACTACCGACCCAAGCACCCCATCGCTAAGTTTCAGCTGTGGTTCGACTGGTGATGGTGTTGGTACCATTACCGTTTACACTTTGGTAGTCAAAGGCACGAATGCCGGCACAGCCACAATTTCCTTGTCGGGTGGCCAAGTCGTCAGCTCAGGCGATGAACCAGCCAATATTTTGTCTTCTGTCTCAGGAGGTAGCTACACCATAGCGGCAGCACCAGTCATCCCAGACCCGATACCAGATACTCCGACAACACCAGATGTCCCAGCTACCAACCCAGCCGATACTACACCCACAACTCCAAGCACAACCAAAAAGACCACCACTCCAAGCTCTGCCACAACTGCTACCCCTGCTGCTACGACACCCGCCGCGACAGCAGAGACACCAGCCGTCATGACAGAGACGCCAGTTCCAGCTACAGCAGAGGCGCCCGTACTAGTCGCGCCGACAATGCCAGATAGCGAGAAGAAATTTCAAAAAGAAATCAAAAAGATTAGCGCTAGTTCAGAAACCACAATATTATTAAATTCTGACCAAGCAGTTGTCGCCAACATTCAAGACAAAAAATCTCTAACCAATCTAACCTTTAAGGGTATATCCAAGCCGAACTCTCTTGTGACAGTCTATGTCTTTAGCACACTGATCACAAAATCTGTCACAACCGATGCAGAGGGCAAATGGAGTATCACAGTCAGCGACGGCATAGAAGCGGGCGTCCATAAAGCATATGCACTCTCTACTACAGCGACAGAGACGACCAAAGCGGCAGACGAACTTACCTTTCAGGTCGATCCAGAGAAAGCCTATGCAACTCCAATCGTGATTCAGAATGATTGGTCTTCCGGATTACTTCAGAACCCTTGGTTTTGGAGCAGCGTCGCTCTTTTACTCGGATTGCTATTGCTGGGATTCTTTCTCTATCGAAACAGAAAAATAGATCTGAAAATGACAGGCCGCGCTCAAGGATCCACCCCTGCTACAATCACAGCTACCCCAATTTCCACCTTTACCTCAACTGCACCTCCAATTTCGACTCCGACTCCAGAAACAGAGAATCCTGTCGTGGACAATAACAACGATATTAACCATTTCAACTAA